Proteins found in one Pyrus communis chromosome 15, drPyrComm1.1, whole genome shotgun sequence genomic segment:
- the LOC137718768 gene encoding phosphatidylserine decarboxylase proenzyme 3-like, protein MGHGSSKEESESSLAGSEKSARGSRPSRLKQRLHLHSRAKSSSHHKRLDDAGDFAGIALLTLVQAEMKFKDKWLACLSFGEQTFRTNISPQTDKPVWNSEKKLLLEKNGPHVARISIFETNKMSRNNLVGYCEIDLLEFLTRDSDSNSETLDLLDPSTSDKIVGKICVSCSVEDPIETEKSFARRILSIVDYNEDGNLSFSEFSDLINAFGNQVAANKKEEIFKAADKNGDGVVSMDELAALLAIQQEKEPLMNCCPVCGETLKVSDKLNYMIHLTLCFDEGTGKQVMTGGFLTDKQASYGWMFKLSEWAHVSSYDIGLNSGSSAAHIVVFDRRTKRLVEELIDEKIVLSMRAIYQSKLGLGLLDTGAKELLQSISEKQGRKMNSVESAKDIPKFVEFFKDQINLADVKHPLEHFKTFNEFFVRELKPGARPIARMDRDDVAVCAADSRLMAFKSVDESLRFWIKGRKFSILGLLGKDQCSSGFIDGSLVIFRLAPQDYHRFHFPVSGTIQKIVNIPGCLYTVNPIAVNSKYCNVFTENKRVVSIISTAEFGKVAFVAIGATMVGSVTFSKKEGDHIKKGEEFGYFSFGGSTVICVFEKDAIEIDEDLLANSARSLETLVSVGMKLGVSKKQAKTGLPNLEKCVLQD, encoded by the exons atggggcATGGAAGCTCGAAAGAAGAGAGTGAGAGCAGCCTTGCCGGGTCGGAGAAGTCTGCGAGGGGATCGCGTCCGTCTCGGCTGAAGCAGCGACTTCACCTTCACAGTCGTGCAAAGTCGTCGTCTCATCACAAACGCCTTGATGATGCCGGCGATTTCGCTGGAATTGCTCTGCTAACCCTCGTTCAG GCTGAAATGAAGTTCAAGGACAAGTGGCTTGCCTGTCTCTCTTTTGGGGAGCAAACCTTCCGTACCAACATCTCCCCTCA AACAGACAAGCCCGTCTGGAACTCT GAAAAGAAACttcttttggaaaaaaatgGGCCTCATGTTGCAAGGATCTCCATTTTCGAG ACGAATAAAATGTCCAGAAACAATCTGGTAGGATATTGTGAGATTGATCTACTTGAATTTCTAACCAGG gaTTCAGATTCCAATTCTGAGACGTTGGACTTGTTAGATCCATCAACATCAGACAAAATTGTCGGAAAAATTTGTGTTTCATGCTCTGTTGAG GACCCTATTGAAACAGAAAAGAGTTTTGCAAGGCGAATCTTATCTATAGTG GACTATAATGAAGATGGAAATCTTTCTTTCTCTGAATTTTCTGATTTAATTAATGCTTTCGGGAATCAAGTGGCAGCTAACAAG AAAGAGGAGATTTTTAAAGCTGCTGACAAGAACGGGGATGGTGTTGTTAGCATGGATGAATTGGCTGCCCTTCTTGCCATTCAACAGGAAAA GGAACCACTAATGAATTGCTGTCCTGTTTGTGGTGAGACTCTTAAAGTCTCTGATAAGCTGAACTACATGATCCATTTGACCCTATGTTTCGATGAGGGGACTGGAAAACAGGTCATGACTGGAGGTTTTTTGACTGATAAACAGGCTTCTTATGG GTGGATGTTTAAACTCAGTGAATGGGCCCATGTTTCATCTTATGACATTGGTTTAAACTCTGGATCGAGTGCTGCTCATATTGTG GTATTTGATCGGAGGACAAAGAGACTTGTGGAAGAACTGATAGATGAAAAGATTGTTTTGTCTATGAGAGCTATTTACCAGTCAAAACTAGGGCTTGGCCTTTTGGATACAG GGGCAAAGGAGCTCCTGCAGAGCATCTCTGAAAAGCAAGGGAGGAAAATGAACTCAGTTGAATCTGCTAAAGATATACCAAAATTCGTCGAATTTTTTAAG GATCAAATCAATTTGGCTGATGTTAAGCACCCTCTGGAACATTTTAAG ACATTTAACGAATTTTTTGTGAGAGAGTTAAAGCCTGGAGCAAGACCAATTGCCCGTATGGATCGAGATGATGTTGCCGTATGTGCTGCGGATAGCCGTCTTATGGCATTTAAATCTGTTGATGAAAGTCTGAGATTTTGGATTAAg ggtcgaaaattttcaattcttgGGCTTTTGGGGAAGGATCAATGTTCCAGTGGTTTTATTGATGGATCATTGGTAATATTTCGTCTGGCACCGCAG GATTATCATCGCTTCCATTTTCCCGTTTCTGGAACTATTCAGAAGATTGTAAATATACCTGGATGCTTATATACA gtTAACCCCATAGCTGTCAATAGCAAGTATTGTAATGTATTCACCGAGAATAAGCGAGTAGTATCAATTATATCAACTGCAGAATTTGGAAAG gTGGCTTTTGTTGCAATTGGTGCGACTATGGTTGGCAGCGTTACCTTTTCAAAGAAGGAGGGGGACCATATTAAAAAAGGAGAAGAG TTTGGCTATTTCTCATTTGGTGGAAGCACTGTAATTTGCGTTTTCGAAAAG GATGCCATTGAGATAGACGAGGACCTCCTAGCAAACAGTGCGAGATCACTGGAGACGTTGGTTTCGGTTGGGATGAAGTTAGGCGTGTCCAA